The following coding sequences lie in one Apium graveolens cultivar Ventura chromosome 3, ASM990537v1, whole genome shotgun sequence genomic window:
- the LOC141713143 gene encoding uncharacterized protein LOC141713143 isoform X2, producing the protein MKAMAFSILTRLCRSFLSNHPIKSFTPFSSSSYCTTSHFSFNENATQTAADVEGDATDSVPEVDVSKRPVYVDSPLENGLDSGIYKAILVGQVGQIPIQKKLRSGRTVTLLSIGTGGIRNNRRPLENEEPKDYANRCAVQWHRVSIYREKLGDVAIKHITPGWRMKIKLMKQPMTRLKTLNFRRSV; encoded by the exons ATGAAAGCCATGGCTTTTTCAATTTTAACAAGACTCTGTCGTTCATTTTTATCAAACCACCCCATCAAATCATTCACCCCCTTTTCATCGTCTTCGTATTGTACTACTTCTCATTTTTCTTTTAATGAAAATGCAACACAAACGGCTGCTGACGTGGAAGGTGATGCAACTGACTCAGTTCCCGAGGTTGATGTGTCTAAACGCCCTGTTTATGTTGATAGCCCTCTTGAAAATGGCCTCGATTCTGGCATTTATAAG GCTATACTTGTGGGGCAAGTAGGACAGATTCCAATCCAAAAGAAACTAAGGAGTGGGAGGACAGTGACACTGCTGTCAATAGGAACAGGAGGAATTCGGAATAATCGGAGACCTTTAGAGAATGAAGAACCAAAAGATTATGCAAATCGATGTGCAGTCCAGTGGCACCGTGTTTCAATTTACCGGGAGAAGTTAGGAGACGTTGCCATTAAGCATATCACTCCTGG ATGGAGAATGAAAATCAAACTAATGAAGCAGCCTATGACTCGTTTGAAGACCCTAAACTTCCGAAGAAGTGTTTAA